In the genome of Mangifera indica cultivar Alphonso chromosome 9, CATAS_Mindica_2.1, whole genome shotgun sequence, the window TTCTGTATTAAGCCTGATAGCATTTTTTGAAGGGTTGctctaaatttaaaacatttatatatataaatattctttgTCTCTGCAGGTTTAGGAATAAAGATTTATATTTGGCCGGTCTTATTGACAAGGCCAAACCATTGCAAATTTCTAAGATGGATAAGCCATTGGAGGTGGAGATAAAGGGCACCACAGAAATGATCAAGCCATCTTCTCCAACTCCCGATCATCTGAGAAACTTTAACCTCTCCCTTCTTGATCAAATTGTGCCTGTGGAATACACAGCTGTGGTTCTTTTCTACACGGGCAATGGGGATGTTAATAATGCCGCAAAAAAATCTCAACGTTTGAAGACTTCATTATCACGGACTCTCTCGAGCTTTTATCCATATGCTGGGCGCATTAAAGATCATAAGACGGTGGAATGTAATGACAATGGAGCTGTATTCGTTGAAGCTTATGCAGATTGTTGTTTATCTGATATTCTTCATAAACCTGATCAAAAGTTTTTAAGAAAATTCCTTCCGACTGAGATTGAATCTCCAAAAGCTGGCACAGGCCCGCTGCTTCTTGTTCAAGCAACTTTTTTCAAATGTGGCGGAGTTGCTCTTGGAAATTGCCTTTCACACAAAATGGCAGATGGAAATACAACAGGTTTCTTCCTCACTAGCTGGGGTGCAAATTCTCGCGGGTCTAATAAGGCGTTGATTCCTCTATTCATTGCAGCTTCTGGGCTTTTTCCACCTGATCATTCTTTGGCTCCTTACATGGATGTAATCGGTTCTAATTTTGTAACCAAGAGGTTTGTTTTATATGAATCAAAGATTGCAGCCCTTAGGGCTAAAGTTTCCAGTGCAAATGTCCCTAAACCAACCCGTGTAGAAGCTGTAACAGCGCTCATTTGGAAATGTGTAACCACCGCCGCTAGGGCCAACCGGGGATTTCCAAGGGTATCTCAAACATCACACTCTATGAATTTACGAAAAATGGTGGTGCCGCCATTGCCGAATTATGCAGCAGGTAATATTATAGGGGACTTTCTGGCTCAAACAAAAGACAAGAAGCTAGATTTAGAAGACttggttttaaaattaaggaaaggaaaggaagaattTCGTAAAAAGGGTCTTCAAATTCTTCTAAAGAACAAAAGTCTGACAAACCCAGAAGAGTTAAGCAACGAAGTGGAAAATGAACATAAAGATTTCTATATGTTCTCAGATATTAGTAGATTTCCTGCATACGAAATAGATTATGGATGGGGACGACCGTTATGGGTGAGCGTTCCAAATTACAGGCATAATATGGTTATGCTGGTGTCCACCAGCGATGGCCTAGGGTTAGAAGCGTTGGTGACTTTGTGTCAAGAAGACATGGCTTTGTTTGAACATGATCCAGAGCTGCTTGCATTTGCAGATTACAATCCAAGTGCCTTGTCAGTACCAAATCACTTAGGGTTTGTTTCACGTCTTTAGGAATGAAGATTAATTAGCAATTTCTTAATTTCTGGCTGTTGGTTGATCTTGACATGGATTAGTAAttctatttgattttgaataatgctACATGCACCCATATTTGAGTACCCAATTGGTTAttcagatgatgtgtcattatataattaaatattaatttattcttcaTTCTAAATCACTCAatacatgataatacattatttgagTACTTAATTAGGTACTAAAAACTAAGTACACTCAGTTTTGATCTTAACATATATTAGTAATTCTATTTCATTTTGAGCGATGAGATGTGCAttcatttttaagttttgaattgAGTACTCAGATAGTTGTcatcatttgattaaatattattttatccgtaattcaaaatcattcaatatcATCTTAATTCCAAACTGAGTACTCAAAAGTGAGTGCAtgtaattttactgttttatcctttttcattcttttgtaACTTTAATTTCTAATTCATGTTTGATCTTTTGCTTTGAGGTTTAACAAATATATCCTTGATTTTGAAATGTGGATATCAtccacttatattatttattctctGTAAATGACCATATTTGAAttctatgtatatttattttgcaaattttggctaattcaaataaatcattttgCTGGTTGATAGGAATTCTTCGCATATCATGTGTCAAgattaacaatatataaaataaatcaccaataatacaaaagacaaaatatttaatttggcTCCACGTAATCTGCCTGCATTCACAATTCCACCAATGGAAGAggaatatatttaaatatcaagtttaacaATACGTATatggttaaattcaaattaagtttattcgAACTCGAACTCAGCTTAAGAGAGCTTAAGCTCGGTTCAATCGAGTTCAGCTTAAGCAAGCTTaaatttaaacctaaaaatttaatattttttaattagagctTTAGAGGTGAGCCGTTTTACTAACAAGTCAAGCTCAAAGCTCataacaaactcaaacttaaattgaactCGAATTTGACTCTTTTGAAATGAGTCAAACTAGTGTTATTTTGAACTGAGGTCGAGCTCAAGTTCAAgctcaattcgatttgaatctaaccctaaataCGTTAAATAAATCACCAATATCAAGACTCTTTCTCTTTAAACTTGTTTTGTGAACCCTTTCTTCTAAATTCTTCCTTACCTCTCTTAATTCACAAACCAATTGCAATTCTAACTTCTTCTCCCTCATCCGGACAGGAAAGTGTCCTACAATATTTCGTAATGTGTTCTCTGGCAATGGAGAATCCACCAGTGTGCGTATGTTAATGGAttgcatttataaattaatagtcTTGGAGGCCCCCTAGTTTGATATTGAAGCTTTGGctgtaaattttcaaatgagTGCTGCCATGGCTTCCACTTGAGTTGGTTTTGGCACACTTTCACttgcaatttttgtttttatgaccAAAACTCTACTCAACTTTGTCGAACAGATAAATTCTAAGGTATAGTGATTGAATCCACAATTACTTACAAATTTAGCCCTTAGGCAAGTGATATTTGCGGTATTCAATACAATTTCTAGTTAGAAATGGTGAGCCATCTGGAGCCAACCTTGCACTGCTCATTGGCGTCTTAAATTTATGGCCAAACGACTTGTTCCCACGCAATGTTAGGTGTAATCTCAAACTTCCATCttccaactttaaaaaactcaaagtttcACCTACaagtaaaattatgttaaaattctcaatttaaattaaagtaattatCTCTGATGAAGATACTCTCAAACAAAGGAAAACTTCTTTATTGGGGAAAATCACTATCTTCGATGGGTGGAAAATAAGTCGATGGGAGAAGATACGCTAGGAGGGAGGCCAACGCGATTAGAGACAGTGAACTTCGTCATCTTTGGTGATGGTTTCAAAACCttagataaaattgttttttttttttactttgaataaaagaaaatttttaaatgaaaaaaatataataaattttcaattttttattaaatgataatttttttaatataaatgggtttttaaataaaattttattaataggtgaaattttaattttttaaaaattaaaaaatatgaatttaaggTTATGCTTTAACCACAGATGGGAACAAGTTGTTTTGGCGTGAATTTATTTCAGATTCGTTGGAAGTTGGGGAATAGGTTTAATGGTTTCTCACCTAACAATATCAAATTCTGCTGTCCTGCCCATTTCAATTAGTACTATTATGGGATCAATAAGAAACTTTTCTACTCAAAATTCTAGTCTGAGCTCGACTTTATAATGTTGagttgagtttaatttgaatttagctcaatattatatttaaataaaaaaattaaaatgatattatttatatatatattaatcaaaatgatatcatcttagtttatttaaatataatttttgttcagAGTCACAAGTTTGctaaaccaaacaccccttaaACTCTATCTCtacaaaatattaaactattatactTGAGCGAACCTAACCTAAACTTATTTCAGAatcatttgagttaaatttgttCTTTGAACTTaagttaaatcaattcaaatctaatcaTATTTTAAAGAGAGTAAAAATGTGGAGATGTCAATGAGATATGAACAAGAATAAGAGAGTGTATGTGTAAATTGACAAAGCTTGTAtcaaagtttagttttcaattaattaagatttGTTAGATTAGTTTAAGCTTGCACGAATTGCTTTCTTTtcttaagaatatttttaagcATTTCAAGGTTCATAATTTTGAGTAATATACttgttttgattattatattaattattattaataattctaaaatCATATTACTTCTGAAAggtaaaattacaaattaattgtGTTCTAGTCGTAATTAGTCTTCAACAAGAAAAGCCAAAGCATTTAGTCATCGTTGGTCTTAAATAAGAAGAACTAGAGTAATTAGTCGTAGTTCGTTATAGTTCGAACTAGCCcaaattcaatttagttttacttgaattcatttaaattaagtttaaattgagcaagttgacttattttttaaattaagtcaaatttgaatcagaaagaatttaattcaatttgacttACGAGTCAAATAGAtggatcaaattaatttgagtttggtttgtgACTCAATTTGAGTCATGTTAAACAATTATCAgaacgatgttgttttattctttgtttGGTAAAATGATGTCATTAATTTAGCATATTATTATTaggtaaaataacattattttatcaataaatcacGAATTCGAGTCATAAGTTCGAGCTATGAATTGGAACCGAACTTTGAACTTCAAACTtatgaattaaattgaatttgagttatcTTTAACCTAAGTTCATCGAACTCAAaccatttcatttttcattaaaatcaaaactaaagTCAAATAGAGATGACAATCTCAatccaaatttaggattttcaaccttaacaaagagaaaattttctgatagaaataaaaaagaaacggggttaaagatgaaaaatatctcTACAAACGGAGacataaatacatatatctTCTCCCTGTCTTACCTTCATCTCTATCTTCATCTCCGTCGCttattaatgtatttatttaaaatactaatatatctttatagtgttatattattatattttttaaattttatttatgtttttgttttacatattaagataattaatatatcttatttatggtatttaaaattattttattaattttaattaattttattatttaatatatttatattattaataacgATGTAAAAGAAATTTTCTTCCTTGTGGGTATAAAGATAAAAACGGTCTAATTAATATAGCGATTTAACGCCTGGCCTGTCGTATCTAATTCAGATTTAGTCTAACCACCATGACAGTTACagtaattaatataaacaataaaacttaaagagaaGATATAAAAATTCTCACTCATCTGGAACCTTCAGTCTTGAgtaataaaaagacaaaattttatatataaaaaatatttattttaattttttaaaatatatattaaaattttaattttaatttatttaatttaataattataaaattaattattaactttaaaatttattatatttgatataattgatctaatatatttaatttaatatataaataatatattattatttaattaaataattttaaattaataatataataatattcaaccatataataacatttcatcAACACACAAtgtattacttttaaaatttatatgattaactCTAACAggaataattatgtaataactCATAATGATGAAATGGTTCATTTGAGCTAGGGTCGAGGCCGATGTTATATGCACGAATGTTTGAATAAACAAGTTTAATcttcgattcgaattcaatttatttgatctaaattcaaacttaaacttgaattattCAGATTGAATCCAACCTTACCCATCCATACTCAAATGatgtttatgttatatttttcctGAGCTTGTTTTGTTTCCCGTTCGGGTTACCTTCTTCCGAGTTCATTTACCAGTTAAAAACTATTTTCTTAATCCTTCACTCAAATATCTAAAAAGTAGTGATatgtaaatgatttttttacacaactttatgaaaaaataatgatatgtcattatataatttgataattaaaaactaaaaacaaaacaatgtttaatcatatagtaatatatcgttatttatgtacaaaattatacacaaaaattaagCATATAGTTTTGTTGATATCTAAATCCATAGAATCAACTCTAAACttataatcatattttggtaacaagtctttttttttttaaactaatataactatattaaaatttagaaatgaatgataaattatgtggaaattattctaagtattttaatattttgaattgatttattaaaaataattatgaaaaaaattgttttatgctAGTAAGCGGGGGGAACGATGCAACagacttttaaatttaaaatttgatgaaattctaAATGaatgagtttaatattaatttataaataatgttatatgcataatttttgtatataaataataacgtatcgctatgtaattaaataattaaaaataaaaaataaaacaatattcaattacataatgatatatcatattataatataatacataataaaaaattaaatatggttttcagtgtattaaaaattagtataaCACGATAggtttattatataatacgatacatattattaatacagataaatatatcttttgaaaaagTGAAAACATGATAGAAAtgtatttaagaaattttatcattttaatgggtatttatattattttttaagatgataatatgataattagaatttttattattttattattattaattttttaaatgtattatacAATACCATAAGTGTTATAATATGAAAACATAGGtttcaataaacaatatcataCGTAATTCGACTGCAATGAACTAGTTAACTTTCTCACCAAATTGCCTCCCTTTGAATTCATTGACGAAATATTCAATCTTATACTATAGGAATGAGTAAAGTTACATGCAATCAAGTCTATGCAAGTATTGTAAGGCTTAAGTTTTGCTCGATCGTGTCGATACAAGGGTCAAACTCGAATTCAATTAGCTCAA includes:
- the LOC123225465 gene encoding BAHD acyltransferase BIA1-like; translated protein: MDKPLEVEIKGTTEMIKPSSPTPDHLRNFNLSLLDQIVPVEYTAVVLFYTGNGDVNNAAKKSQRLKTSLSRTLSSFYPYAGRIKDHKTVECNDNGAVFVEAYADCCLSDILHKPDQKFLRKFLPTEIESPKAGTGPLLLVQATFFKCGGVALGNCLSHKMADGNTTGFFLTSWGANSRGSNKALIPLFIAASGLFPPDHSLAPYMDVIGSNFVTKRFVLYESKIAALRAKVSSANVPKPTRVEAVTALIWKCVTTAARANRGFPRVSQTSHSMNLRKMVVPPLPNYAAGNIIGDFLAQTKDKKLDLEDLVLKLRKGKEEFRKKGLQILLKNKSLTNPEELSNEVENEHKDFYMFSDISRFPAYEIDYGWGRPLWVSVPNYRHNMVMLVSTSDGLGLEALVTLCQEDMALFEHDPELLAFADYNPSALSVPNHLGFVSRL